Part of the Leifsonia soli genome is shown below.
GGTCGCGCCAGTCCGCGTCGTCGGTGGCGACGACCCGCTCGATGCCCTGGGCGCGCAGCTCCTCCACGCCGGCGGACCGGCGGACGAGGCCGACGACGTTGAGCCCGCGTGCGGTGCCGAGCTGGGCGACCATCCGGCCGACGGCGCCGTTCGCCGCGTTCTGGATGAGCCAGTCGCCCTCGCTCAGGCCGAGCGACTCGAGCAGGCTGATCGCGCTGAACGGCATCGACACCAGCTGGGCGGCGGACTCGTCGGGGAGACCGTCGGGGACGGGGATGAGCCCGGCCGCGCGGGTGACGAAGTACTCGGCCCAGACGCCGAACGTGCCGCCGGTGACGACCCGCTGGCCGACCGTGAGCTGCTCGACGCCCTCGCCGACCGCATCCACGACGCCGAGCGCCTCGGTGCCGGCCTGAGCGGGAAGCTCGGGCTTGAAGCCGTACGTGCCGCGCACCGTCCACAGGTCGTGGTTGTGGATGGGCGAGAGCAGCATCCGGACGCGGACCTCGCCGGCGCCCGGCTGGGGGAGGGGGCGGTCTTCGACCGCGAGCACCTCGGCCGGGTCGCCGAACTCGTGGTGGACCAGGGCGCGCATCGTGGTGTCGGTCACGGCTCAGTCCTCCGAGACCGTGATGGTGACGTCGATGTTGCCGCGCGTGGCGTTGGAGTACGGGCACACCTGGTGCGCCGCGTCCGCGAGGGCCTGCGCCTGCTCGGCCTCGATCCCCGGGAGGA
Proteins encoded:
- a CDS encoding zinc-binding dehydrogenase — encoded protein: MRALVHHEFGDPAEVLAVEDRPLPQPGAGEVRVRMLLSPIHNHDLWTVRGTYGFKPELPAQAGTEALGVVDAVGEGVEQLTVGQRVVTGGTFGVWAEYFVTRAAGLIPVPDGLPDESAAQLVSMPFSAISLLESLGLSEGDWLIQNAANGAVGRMVAQLGTARGLNVVGLVRRSAGVEELRAQGIERVVATDDADWRDRLAEITGGAPITAGVDSVGGSAAGDVLSTLAENGTLVVFGAMASPTLELASGDIIFKQATVKGFWGSVVSREMPADQRGRLFQELFARLQDGTLTLPVAGIHGLDDIAGAVAASGEAGRVGKVLLRP